A window from Vigna angularis cultivar LongXiaoDou No.4 chromosome 7, ASM1680809v1, whole genome shotgun sequence encodes these proteins:
- the LOC108337307 gene encoding protein WALLS ARE THIN 1, which yields MADLGSASSRRMWCSIPERMQLHVAMLALQFGYAGFHVVSRAALNMGVSKLVFPVYRNIIALLLLLPFAYFLEKKERPAISLNFACQFFFLALVGITANQGFYLLGLENTSPTFASAIQNSVPAITFLMAAIFRIEQVRLNRKDGLAKVVGTLLCVIGATVITLYKGPTIYSPATRVNSMNSNTITTVFDFGTLSLGDAKGKNWTLGCLYLIGHCLSWSGWLVLQAPVLKKYPARLSFTSYTCFFGLLQFLVIALVLERDAQAWLFHSGGEAFTILYAGVVASGIAFAVQIWCIERGGPVFVAVYQPVQTFVVAIMATIALGEEFYLGGIIGAVLIVAGLYFVLWGKSEERKFAREQLAIASTTDHSIIRPASHAKASLAQPLLSSTTENV from the exons ATGGCTGATTTAGGCTCAGCCTCTTCCAGGAGAATGTGGTGTTCCATTCCTGAAAGAATGCAGCTGCATGTGGCCATGCTGGCCTTGCAGTTTGGCTATGCTGGCTTCCATGTCGTCTCAAGAGCTGCCCTTAACATGGGTGTCAGCAAGCTTGTTTTCCCTGTCTATCGTAACATCATTGCCTTGCTTCTACTCCTTCCCTTTGCCTACTTCTTGGAAAA GAAGGAGAGGCCAGCTATCAGTTTAAACTTTGCCTGCCAGTTCTTTTTTCTGGCACTTGTTGG GATTACAGCAAACCAAGGTTTCTACTTGCTTGGGTTGGAGAACACATCTCCTACCTTCGCATCAGCAATACAGAACTCTGTCCCAGCAATTACATTCCTCATGGCAGCCATTTTCAG AATAGAGCAAGTGAGATTGAACAGAAAAGACGGGCTGGCAAAGGTGGTGGGAACCCTTTTGTGTGTAATTGGGGCCACTGTGATCACACTTTACAAAGGTCCAACAATATACAGCCCAGCAACCCGTGTGAACAGCATGAACAGCAACACAATAACAACAGTGTTTGATTTTGGAACACTCTCACTGGGAGATGCAAAGGGAAAGAACTGGACCCTGGGATGTTTGTACCTGATTGGACACTGCTTGTCTTGGTCTGGTTGGCTTGTGCTGCAAGCACCAGTTTTGAAGAAGTACCCGGCTCGTCTCTCTTTCACTTCCTACACCTGTTTCTTTGGCCTCTTGCAGTTCCTGGTCATTGCTTTGGTCCTTGAAAGAGATGCACAGGCTTGGCTTTTCCACTCTGGTGGAGAAGCTTTCACAATTTTATATGCG GGAGTGGTGGCATCAGGAATTGCCTTCGCTGTACAAATATGGTGCATTGAAAGAGGTGGCCCTGTGTTTGTTGCTGTGTATCAACCTGTTCAGACTTTTGTTGTCGCCATCATGGCAACCATAGCTTTAGGAGAAGAGTTCTACTTGGGAGG GATCATTGGGGCAGTGTTGATTGTAGCGGGACTGTACTTTGTTTTGTGGGGTAAAAGTGAAGAGAGGAAATTTGCTAGAGAACAGCTTGCTATTGCATCCACTACTGATCATAGCATCATAAGGCCTGCAAGCCACGCCAAAGCATCACTTGCTCAGCCACTTCTTTCTTCAACAACAGAGAATGTTTGA